CGCCGCGAGACGGTTCCCCCGGGAGAACGCGACCGCGTCGAGCGCGCGAAGAAGAACCTGCGACGCGAGCGCTTAGAGCGCATCGAACGGATCGAGGAGGGCGACATCTCCCGTGCGGAGGGCGACGAACTCGCCCGAAGCGTCATCGGGATCGACCGGGCGCTGAACGCCCTCCAGAGTCTCGGCCCGACCGACTTAGAGCGCGAACAGCAGGCCCAGCAGGCCGCCGACCGCAAGCGCTGGATGTCGTTTCTCAAGAAGGCGCTGGGCAACGACGACGGCGGGGCGGCACGGAGGGGGCGATGACGACCAACGCCGAACTCGCCGCC
Above is a genomic segment from Natrononativus amylolyticus containing:
- a CDS encoding DUF5788 family protein; translation: MKGYERKQLLERVERDGATVGADIPETIEIQGEEIDLQQFVFEIKRRETVPPGERDRVERAKKNLRRERLERIERIEEGDISRAEGDELARSVIGIDRALNALQSLGPTDLEREQQAQQAADRKRWMSFLKKALGNDDGGAARRGR